The following DNA comes from Candidatus Thermoplasmatota archaeon.
AAAAAACATAAAATAATATTAAAAGAGTTAGATAAATATAGATATAAGGATTTTACTTTCGCTAGTGGCCGTATACTTGGTTCTATGTGTACCCAGCCGCATCCCATTGCGAAGGAGGCTTATTTCAAGTTTTTAGAAACCAATCTTGGAGATCCGGAGCTATTTCCTGGTACAAAAAACATAGAAACAAAATTAATCTCATTCATTTCTGATTTGTTAAATGCACCAAAAGGTTCTGGTGGACAGATAGTTAGTGGTGGTACAGAGGGAAATATAAATGCTATGTGGCTTGCAAAACGATTAACAAACAAAAAAGAAATCATAGTTCCTGGGAGTGCACATTTTTCTTTCCAGAAAATAGCATCACTTATGGATATGAAGATTGTTATCACCCCTCTGAACAAAGATTATGTTATTGATACAGTTAAGCTAAAAGAAAAGATAGGTAAAGACACAGCTGCTGTTGTAGGTGTAGCGGGTTCAACTGAACTTGGGACAATAGATCCTATACCAGAGATTAGCGAGATATGCTTAGATGAACATGTTTTTTTACATGTTGATGCTGCTTTTGGTGGTTTTGTTATACCATTTTTAAAACAACTAGGATATGATGTACCTGATTTTGATTTCAAACTTAAAGGTGTCAGTACAGTATCTATAGATGCACATAAAATGGGTTATTCAGCTATACCACTTGGTGTACTTATTTTTAGAAACAAAGAATGGGTTGATGAGATAAGTGTTGAATCTAATTGTGTTAGCAGCGAGAGACAGAGTGGTATTCTTGGTACAAGATCTGGTGGGCCTGTTGCCGCAGCATATGCAGTTATAAGATATCTTGGTAAAAATGGTTACAGGGATTTGGTTAAAAGATGCATGGAAAACACTTATTACACCCAATGTAGAATAGAGGATATAGGATTGAAATTAGTTACAAAACCTATTATGAATGTTATCGGTGTTAGAATGAAAAAACCTGCAGCAGTAGTAAATAAGTTAACCGAGTATGGGTGGAAGGTTAATAAAATGAATAGAATATCATGTATTCGCATCGTTCTGATGCCACATGTAACAAAAAAGGTTATTGATAGGTTTATACCTGATTTGAAAAAAGTTTGTGAGGAGGTTGGAGAACTATGAGTCTTGAGTTGTTGAAAAAATCTATGTTTGAGGTACCTGTTGTGAAAAAAGGTGATTATGATTATGTTATCCATCCTATAACCGATGGGGTTCCATATATCAAACCTGATTTGTTAGATGAAGTGGCTAAAGAGATGGAAAAACTCATTAAAAAATGCGGTAAGATTGATAGGATTGTAACTATGGAGGCCATGGGTATACCTCTTGCTTCTGCATTGTCCTTGAGCATGAAGATACCATTTACAATTATTAGGAAGAGATCATATGGTTTGCCTGATGAATTTAGCGTGGAACAAGTCACAGGTTATTCAAAATCAAAACTTTACATAAATGGTTTAAAAAAAAGTGATAAAATCGTTATTGTTGATGATGTACTAAGCACAGGTGGCACCCTTAAGGCTGTATTATCTGTCTTTAAAAAGATAGGTGTAGACGTAAAAGGTGTTTTTATAGCTATTGACAAGGGAAACGTGGCAGATAAGATAAAAACCGAGTATAATGTACCGATAACTGCTTTGATAAACATTGATGTTATGGATGGAAAGGTTGTTATAAAAAACATGTAGTGTAATGTCAAACGACATTGGTAACATCATTGACCAAGGTGTGATAATTGAAAACACTGGTAATCCCTCTGTGCATATGCAACATGAAGGTTACATCTTCTCCTTAAAAAAAATGTTACGCATCTGACTTGACATTACATGTAGGAAAAGTATTTCATATGGGTTGTATTATTGTTTAGGTGATATGAATATGGTAGAGAAAATAGCACAACATACGCATTGTCATATGTGTGGGAAAGCAATACCTGCTAATGAAACACTTTGCTCAGAGGAATGTAAACAGAAGTATCAGAATTTGTTGAAGAAAAGGAGACGGTATATATACATAATGTATGGGGCAATCGCAGTGATGGTAATTGTGTTAATATTGTCATCTATGATGTCGTCTACATATTAAACAAAAAGTATAACTAAACTATTATAAAAAATAGGTTAATTTAAAAAAAAGTTTTAGGTTTCAGCTAATTCTTCCTGTATGTCTATAACCATCTCAGTAAGGACATCCTCGAATATATGATGGCGATATTCTTTTATTGAGCCGTTTGCAAGATGAACTCTAGCTACGAAGTCCCGCCCATCTTTTATTATTTCTATATGGCATACTGTCTCCATTGGTACCCCCTAAATCTTTAAACGGAATTAGTCAAATGTATTTATACTTTTTGCGGATAAGGTTAATGTGCAATTTCGTGATATAATTTGTTAGGGGTGAGTAAATTTGGAGAAAATTAGAAAAGCTGTTGTAGCAGGCCAGTTTTACGATTGGGACAAACGAAGTTTGGAGGAAAGCATCAAAGAATGTTTTTTAGATAAACGGGGACCTAGAAGCTTTCCGAAGTTTGCTGAGAAAAACAAAAATATTTTAGGATTGGTTGTGCCTCATGCTGGTTATGTTTATTCTGGTGCCATAGCTGCTCATTCTTATCATTATCTCTCAAAAAATGGTTTCGCTGATACCTTCGTAGTTCTTGGTCCTAACCACACAGGACAAGGATCAGGGGTCTCAGTGATGACAGAAGGTTTATGGGAGACACCGCTTGGAAAAGTACCTATAAATGATAAGCTTGCGAAACAGATATGCAAGAGCATAATAGACATGGATGATAGTGCACATGCATATGAACACAGCATAGAAGTCCAACTACCTTTTTTACAGTTCATTGCAGGATCTAAAAAATTTGACTTCGTACCAATATGCATGGCTATGCAGGATTTTGAGACAGCAAAAGAGGTTGGTGAGATCATAGCTGAGGCGATCAAAAAAACTGGTGTTAAAACAGTTATTGTTGCTAGTAGTGATTTTTCTCATGTTGGTTTTAATTATATGAGTATGCCACCTAGGGGTATGAGGGTTGATGAGTACGCGGAGAAACAGGACGAAATCGCTATTAAAAAAATACTGGAGTTGGATCCAAAAGGGCTTATTGATGTGGTACATCAAAACGATATAACAATGTGTGGCTATGGTCCTGTTGCATCTATGCTTGTCGCATCAAAATTATTGGGTGCGAAACAAGCAGAATTGCTTAAATATGGGACCTCATATGAGGTGCAACCCAGCAGCTCCTGTGTCGGATACGGTGCATTAGCTGTGTATTAAGGTGAAAATCTTATGAAAGAGAAACCAGTAAGAGACATTCAATTAAAAAAAGGTATGAACTCTAATGAGTTGATAAAAGAGTTTTATGACTCTGGTGGTTTCTCTGCAAAAAAAGTTGCTGTTGGTGTTGAGATCATTGAAAAAATGGTTAAAGAAAAGGATTGTGTGAAGTTTCTTTCTTTTCCAGCATGTATCTGTTCAACTGGTACAAGAGGGATTATAAAAGAATTGTTGAAAAGGAAACTTTTTGATGTTGTTATCACGACTTCTGGTACGTTGGACCATGACCTAGCACGGGTTTGGAAAAACTATTACCATGGCTCTTTTATAGCAGATGATAGAGAACTACATAAAAAGGGAATTAAC
Coding sequences within:
- the mfnA gene encoding tyrosine decarboxylase MfnA produces the protein MEKRKHSKKKHKIILKELDKYRYKDFTFASGRILGSMCTQPHPIAKEAYFKFLETNLGDPELFPGTKNIETKLISFISDLLNAPKGSGGQIVSGGTEGNINAMWLAKRLTNKKEIIVPGSAHFSFQKIASLMDMKIVITPLNKDYVIDTVKLKEKIGKDTAAVVGVAGSTELGTIDPIPEISEICLDEHVFLHVDAAFGGFVIPFLKQLGYDVPDFDFKLKGVSTVSIDAHKMGYSAIPLGVLIFRNKEWVDEISVESNCVSSERQSGILGTRSGGPVAAAYAVIRYLGKNGYRDLVKRCMENTYYTQCRIEDIGLKLVTKPIMNVIGVRMKKPAAVVNKLTEYGWKVNKMNRISCIRIVLMPHVTKKVIDRFIPDLKKVCEEVGEL
- the hpt gene encoding hypoxanthine/guanine phosphoribosyltransferase, which encodes MSLELLKKSMFEVPVVKKGDYDYVIHPITDGVPYIKPDLLDEVAKEMEKLIKKCGKIDRIVTMEAMGIPLASALSLSMKIPFTIIRKRSYGLPDEFSVEQVTGYSKSKLYINGLKKSDKIVIVDDVLSTGGTLKAVLSVFKKIGVDVKGVFIAIDKGNVADKIKTEYNVPITALINIDVMDGKVVIKNM
- a CDS encoding DUF2116 family Zn-ribbon domain-containing protein, whose amino-acid sequence is MVEKIAQHTHCHMCGKAIPANETLCSEECKQKYQNLLKKRRRYIYIMYGAIAVMVIVLILSSMMSSTY
- a CDS encoding MEMO1 family protein, which codes for MEKIRKAVVAGQFYDWDKRSLEESIKECFLDKRGPRSFPKFAEKNKNILGLVVPHAGYVYSGAIAAHSYHYLSKNGFADTFVVLGPNHTGQGSGVSVMTEGLWETPLGKVPINDKLAKQICKSIIDMDDSAHAYEHSIEVQLPFLQFIAGSKKFDFVPICMAMQDFETAKEVGEIIAEAIKKTGVKTVIVASSDFSHVGFNYMSMPPRGMRVDEYAEKQDEIAIKKILELDPKGLIDVVHQNDITMCGYGPVASMLVASKLLGAKQAELLKYGTSYEVQPSSSCVGYGALAVY